From Rutidosis leptorrhynchoides isolate AG116_Rl617_1_P2 chromosome 3, CSIRO_AGI_Rlap_v1, whole genome shotgun sequence, a single genomic window includes:
- the LOC139895897 gene encoding caffeoylshikimate esterase-like, translating to MATESSNVKYEEEFIKNSKGIKLFTCRWMPVDIEPKALVFLNHGYAMECSVSMKGAAMRLVKAGFGVYGIDNQGHGKSDGIQGFISCFDDLVDDCSQFFTSICERKENKYKLRILLGESMGGAMVLRLHRKKPEFWDGGVLVAPMCKLAEDMKPPQIVFSVLLQLTKVIPTWRIVPGQDIIELAFRDPKIREEIRNNPLCYKGRLRLKTALELFNVTVDLEKKLKEVKMPFLVVHGEDDKVTDPLTSKLLYETASSKDKTLKLYPKMWHALTYGEFTENTDTVFADIVQWINEKIAQGNSRLEREQKNKNDELKKN from the exons ATG GCAACGGAATCATCGAATGTCAAATACGAAGAG GAATTCATTAAAAACTCAAAGGGAATTAAGCTTTTTACGTGTCGATGGATGCCTGTCGATATTGAACCGAAAGCGTTAGTTTTTCTTAATCATGGGTATGCAATGGAATGTAGTGTTTCCATGAAAG GTGCTGCCATGAGGCTGGTAAAGGCAGGATTTGGAGTTTATGGAATAGATAATCAAGGTCATGGAAAATCTGATGGAATTCAGGGTTTTATTTCTTGTTTTGATGATCTTGTTGATGATTGTTCTCAATTTTTCACAAGTATTTGTg AGAGGaaagaaaataaatataaattgaggATATTACTTGGAGAATCCATGGGAGGAGCAATGGTTCTTCGGTTACATAGGAAGAAACCTGAATTTTGGGATGGCGGTGTCTTGGTCGCACCCATGTGTAAG CTTGCAGAAGATATGAAGCCACCACAAATTGTGTTCAGTGTTTTATTACAACTTACAAAAGTCATACCAACTTGGAGAATTGTCCCTGGTCAAGATATTATTGAACTTGCATTCAGAGATCCTAAAATTAGAGAGGAA ATTCGTAACAATCCGTTATGCTATAAAGGTCGTTTGCGTCTAAAAACTGCTTTGGAATTGTTTAATGTCACGGTAGACCTTGAAAAGAAGCTCAAAGAGGTAAAAATGCCGTTTTTAGTTGTACATGGAGAGGATGACAAAGTGACGGATCCGTTGACGAGTAAACTATTGTACGAGACTGCTTCTAGCAAAGATAAGACTTTGAAGTTGTATCCGAAAATGTGGCATGCGCTAACTTATGGAGAGTTTACGGAGAACACTGATACTGTGTTTGCCGATATTGTCCAATGGATCAATGAGAAAATTGCCCAAGGAAACTCGAGACTGGAGAGGGAGCAAAAGAACAAGAACGATGAGCTTAAAAAAAATTGA